A region of Rhodospirillales bacterium DNA encodes the following proteins:
- a CDS encoding LLM class flavin-dependent oxidoreductase — protein MRVWYFSEMAYHPVWEEGLKRGSLRVDLPNGLFDPAEGTRLLNRYLDEFRLCDEVGLDIMVNEHHSTATCLTVSAPMALAILARETKNARLLSLGSPVANRPDPVRVAEEMAWIDVLSGGRLEMGLVKGAPYEIAPANSNPARLMRRYWEAHDLILKALSTTSGPFNWEGEYFHYRNVNIWPRPVQQPTPPVWMTGLSAETGRLAAERGHVVGTLLSGGVAKPMFEAYRARARELGWVAGPDRFAYAACIGVGATRAEGHRRAHLIADYVRTAATVHEPFTNPPGYNSVNANVAMLKAGPARAAS, from the coding sequence ATGCGCGTCTGGTACTTCTCGGAGATGGCCTACCATCCCGTCTGGGAGGAAGGCCTCAAGCGCGGCTCGCTGCGCGTCGACCTGCCGAACGGGCTGTTCGACCCGGCCGAGGGCACGCGGCTGCTGAACCGCTATCTCGACGAGTTCCGGCTGTGCGACGAGGTCGGGCTCGACATCATGGTCAACGAGCACCACAGCACGGCGACCTGCCTGACGGTGTCGGCGCCGATGGCGCTGGCGATCCTCGCGCGCGAGACGAAGAACGCGCGTCTGTTGTCGCTCGGCTCGCCGGTCGCCAACCGGCCCGACCCCGTGCGCGTGGCCGAGGAGATGGCGTGGATCGACGTGCTGTCGGGCGGCCGGCTGGAGATGGGGCTGGTGAAGGGCGCGCCGTACGAGATCGCGCCCGCCAACAGCAACCCGGCGCGGCTGATGCGGCGCTACTGGGAGGCGCACGACCTGATCCTCAAGGCGCTGTCGACGACGTCCGGGCCGTTCAACTGGGAGGGCGAGTACTTCCACTACCGCAACGTCAACATCTGGCCGCGGCCGGTGCAGCAGCCGACCCCGCCGGTGTGGATGACCGGGTTGAGCGCCGAGACGGGACGGCTCGCCGCCGAGCGCGGCCACGTCGTCGGCACGCTGCTGTCGGGCGGCGTCGCCAAGCCGATGTTCGAGGCCTACCGCGCGCGGGCCCGCGAGCTGGGCTGGGTCGCCGGCCCGGACCGCTTCGCCTACGCCGCCTGCATCGGCGTCGGCGCGACCCGCGCCGAGGGCCACCGCCGCGCCCATCTCATCGCAGACTACGTGCGCACCGCCGCGACCGTGCACGAGCCGTTCACCAACCCGCCGGGCTACAACTCGGTCAACGCCAACGTCGCCATGCTGAAGGCCGGGCCGGCAAGGGCGGCTTCGTGA
- a CDS encoding alpha/beta fold hydrolase, whose amino-acid sequence MAIIQVAGVDLDVAESGTGRPLLFLHEGEGPATGRPWFDLLARRFRVVAPSHPGFGRSALPDGIGTVDDLAYLYLDLAAKLDLRDAVLVGACFGGWIAAEMAVRDTRRFSKLALAAPLGIKVGGPLERDIADMHGMVREEFTRRAWAVPARGAVDHKALPETELAAIARGREALALFGWKPYMHNPRLKRWLHRIDLPTLLLWGAADGIVAPAYGAAWRAEIAGATMTTLDDCGHYPLWEQPDAAVAALAAFAA is encoded by the coding sequence GTGGCGATCATCCAGGTGGCGGGTGTCGATCTCGATGTGGCGGAAAGCGGCACCGGCCGCCCGCTGCTGTTCCTGCACGAGGGCGAGGGCCCGGCGACCGGTCGTCCGTGGTTCGATCTGCTGGCGCGGCGCTTCCGCGTCGTCGCGCCGTCGCATCCCGGCTTCGGCCGCTCCGCCCTGCCCGACGGCATCGGGACGGTCGACGACCTCGCCTACCTCTATCTCGACCTCGCCGCCAAGCTCGACCTGCGCGACGCGGTCCTGGTCGGCGCCTGCTTCGGCGGCTGGATCGCCGCCGAGATGGCGGTGCGCGACACCAGGCGGTTCTCCAAACTCGCGCTGGCGGCCCCGCTGGGCATCAAGGTCGGCGGCCCGCTGGAGCGCGACATCGCCGACATGCACGGCATGGTGCGCGAGGAATTCACGCGCCGCGCCTGGGCGGTGCCGGCCCGCGGCGCGGTCGACCACAAGGCGCTGCCGGAGACCGAGCTGGCGGCAATCGCCCGCGGCCGCGAGGCCTTGGCGCTGTTCGGCTGGAAGCCCTACATGCACAACCCCCGCCTGAAGCGCTGGCTGCACCGGATCGACCTGCCGACCCTGCTGCTGTGGGGCGCCGCCGACGGCATCGTCGCCCCCGCCTACGGCGCGGCGTGGCGCGCCGAGATCGCCGGCGCCACCATGACGACGCTGGACGATTGCGGCCACTATCCCCTCTGGGAGCAACCCGACGCGGCCGTCGCCGCGCTGGCGGCGTTCGCCGCCTGA
- a CDS encoding LLM class flavin-dependent oxidoreductase, protein MHLMYFTEQPMSAYDPKKGLDFGATALMFSNSNFDPVAGSRLYNEYLEQYVLAEEVGVDGIMLNEHHNAPFCMQAKANVFASVLAGVTKRVKIVMLGNPLPLSEDPIRLAEELAMIDMISKGRLVSGFVRGGGQEQLATGVNPAYNRERFEEAHDLIVKTWTQPGPFRWEGTHYQQRVVNPWAVPLQKPYPRVWIPGVVSRETIVWAARQRYPYIALNTAIDATKQIWKTYDDAALEAGYVSGPENRGYLARVHVAETEEKALRNAREFMWMQGEFTGLAHPVWSSPSGYFSPSQRRNFVEFASGRAVSPRGRPTFEQQIADGMIMAGTPKQVLPRLRHLLEETRPGILAIWGNDGNVSHEDSKTCIRLLGTEVMPALREYAKELDLKSPFEADAPVSIAYSKDLRKAAAE, encoded by the coding sequence ATGCACCTGATGTACTTCACCGAGCAGCCGATGTCGGCCTACGACCCCAAGAAGGGTCTGGATTTCGGCGCCACGGCGCTGATGTTCTCCAACAGCAACTTCGATCCCGTCGCCGGCTCGCGGCTCTACAACGAGTATCTCGAGCAATACGTGCTGGCCGAGGAGGTCGGCGTCGACGGCATCATGCTGAACGAGCACCACAACGCGCCGTTCTGCATGCAGGCCAAGGCCAACGTGTTCGCCTCGGTGCTGGCCGGCGTCACCAAGCGCGTCAAGATCGTCATGCTCGGCAACCCGCTGCCGTTGTCGGAGGACCCGATCCGCCTGGCCGAGGAGCTGGCGATGATCGACATGATCTCCAAGGGCCGCCTGGTGTCCGGCTTCGTGCGCGGCGGCGGCCAGGAGCAGCTCGCGACCGGCGTGAACCCCGCCTACAACCGCGAGCGCTTCGAGGAGGCGCACGACCTGATCGTCAAGACGTGGACCCAGCCCGGCCCGTTCCGCTGGGAGGGCACGCACTACCAGCAGCGCGTCGTGAACCCCTGGGCCGTGCCGCTGCAGAAGCCCTATCCGCGCGTCTGGATCCCCGGCGTGGTCAGCCGCGAGACCATCGTCTGGGCGGCGCGGCAGCGCTATCCCTACATCGCGCTCAACACCGCGATCGACGCCACGAAGCAGATCTGGAAGACCTACGACGACGCCGCGCTCGAGGCCGGCTACGTCTCCGGCCCGGAGAACCGCGGCTACCTCGCCCGCGTGCACGTCGCGGAGACCGAGGAGAAAGCGCTGCGCAACGCGCGCGAGTTCATGTGGATGCAGGGCGAGTTCACCGGCTTGGCGCATCCCGTGTGGTCGAGCCCGTCCGGCTACTTCTCGCCCAGCCAGCGGCGCAATTTCGTCGAGTTCGCGTCGGGGCGCGCCGTGTCGCCGCGCGGCCGGCCGACCTTCGAGCAGCAGATCGCCGACGGCATGATCATGGCCGGCACGCCCAAGCAGGTGCTGCCGCGGCTGCGCCATCTGCTGGAGGAGACGCGGCCGGGCATCCTCGCGATCTGGGGCAACGACGGCAACGTCAGCCACGAGGACAGCAAGACCTGCATCCGGCTGCTCGGCACCGAGGTCATGCCGGCGCTGCGCGAGTACGCAAAGGAGCTCGACCTCAAGAGCCCGTTCGAGGCCGACGCGCCGGTGTCGATCGCCTACTCCAAGGATCTGCGCAAGGCCGCCGCCGAGTAG
- a CDS encoding amidohydrolase, with translation MCSRRGAAPAGIPPARSTRATSRRSSPAPWRRRSACATARADTKALFRAGDEGWGGLADVDFRVGRFGRLEFTHDGEAYGIQYMPAGMQELVAPPELMLAQMMNAGVDHCVLQAGGGYGAMTEMNADSGRRYPGRMTGLMHVDEAMAGRPAQLAEIDHAFTALGLRGLYFNVDSLSRHGFPWPLDAPEMEPFWDKLVRRGIALCLEFGSGPGYDMAGYMAHIVAFGRVLDRYPTLRVHLAMSPPVAYFAPNGRYDFPTELRRLYRHEKLVLEVVFPITYGGVWDYPYPEAQALIADMRDQLGADRLVWGSDMPNVERFCTYKQSLDYIRRYCPFLTAREKDLILGDTCAAFYGIDGAAA, from the coding sequence ATGTGTTCGCGCCGTGGAGCGGCGCCTGCGGGCATCCCACCGGCGCGATCCACAAGAGCTACCTCCAGAAGGTCGTCACCCGCACCGTGGCGCCGACGTTCCGCCTGCGCGACGGCGCGCGCCGACACCAAGGCGCTGTTCCGCGCCGGCGACGAGGGCTGGGGCGGCCTCGCCGACGTCGACTTCCGCGTCGGCCGCTTCGGCCGCCTGGAGTTCACGCATGACGGCGAGGCCTACGGCATCCAGTACATGCCCGCGGGCATGCAGGAGCTCGTCGCGCCACCGGAGCTGATGCTGGCGCAGATGATGAACGCCGGTGTCGACCATTGCGTGCTGCAGGCCGGCGGCGGCTATGGCGCGATGACGGAGATGAATGCCGATTCCGGGCGGCGCTACCCCGGGCGCATGACCGGCCTGATGCATGTCGACGAGGCGATGGCGGGGCGACCGGCGCAGCTCGCGGAGATCGATCACGCCTTCACCGCGCTCGGACTGCGCGGCCTCTACTTCAACGTCGATTCGCTGAGCCGCCACGGCTTTCCGTGGCCGCTCGACGCGCCGGAGATGGAGCCGTTCTGGGACAAGCTGGTGCGGCGCGGCATCGCGCTGTGCCTCGAGTTCGGCTCCGGCCCGGGCTACGACATGGCGGGTTACATGGCGCATATCGTGGCGTTCGGGCGCGTGCTGGACCGGTATCCGACCTTGCGCGTGCATCTCGCGATGAGCCCCCCGGTCGCGTATTTCGCGCCGAACGGCCGCTACGACTTTCCGACCGAACTGCGGCGGTTGTACCGGCACGAGAAGCTGGTGCTGGAGGTGGTGTTTCCGATCACCTACGGCGGCGTCTGGGACTACCCTTATCCGGAGGCGCAGGCGCTGATCGCCGACATGCGCGACCAGCTCGGCGCGGACCGGTTGGTGTGGGGCTCCGACATGCCGAACGTCGAGCGGTTCTGCACCTACAAGCAGTCGCTGGACTATATCAGGCGCTACTGTCCGTTCCTGACCGCGCGCGAGAAGGATCTGATCCTGGGCGACACCTGCGCGGCGTTCTACGGCATCGATGGCGCCGCGGCCTGA
- a CDS encoding isocitrate lyase/phosphoenolpyruvate mutase family protein, with product MRTQAAKAALFRDLHQRPGILLLPNPWDAGTAKILESLGFEALATTSLGLANTLGRPDGDGSVSRAELLANCRLISSATELPVNADLENGYADDPDAAASIIRDAAANGIVGGSIEDATGDPARPIYAFDHAVARVRGAVAVARSLPFPFTLTARAENLLHGRDDLDDTIRRLRAFEAAGADVLYAPGLRDLDTIRRVVSSVGKPVNVVMSMADPALTAEDLAGVGVKRVSVGGSLSRLALAAFIKGARDMKERGSFKWMHDTVPTRELRRIFKP from the coding sequence GTGCGCACGCAGGCCGCGAAAGCCGCGCTCTTCCGCGACCTGCACCAGCGGCCCGGCATCCTGCTGCTGCCCAATCCGTGGGACGCGGGCACGGCGAAGATCCTGGAGTCGCTGGGCTTCGAGGCGCTGGCGACCACCAGCCTCGGGCTGGCCAACACGCTGGGCCGGCCGGACGGCGACGGCAGCGTCAGCCGCGCCGAGCTGTTGGCGAACTGCCGCCTGATCAGCTCGGCCACGGAACTGCCGGTCAACGCCGACCTCGAGAACGGCTACGCCGACGACCCCGACGCCGCCGCCTCGATCATCCGCGACGCGGCGGCGAACGGCATCGTCGGCGGCTCGATCGAGGACGCGACGGGCGATCCGGCGCGGCCGATCTACGCGTTCGACCACGCCGTCGCCCGCGTGCGTGGCGCCGTCGCGGTGGCGCGATCGCTGCCTTTCCCGTTCACCCTGACCGCGCGGGCCGAGAACCTGCTGCATGGGCGGGACGACCTCGACGACACCATCCGTCGCCTGCGCGCCTTCGAGGCGGCCGGCGCGGACGTGCTCTACGCGCCGGGCCTGCGCGACCTCGACACCATCCGTCGCGTCGTGTCGTCGGTCGGCAAGCCGGTCAACGTCGTCATGAGCATGGCCGATCCGGCCCTCACGGCCGAGGACCTCGCCGGCGTCGGCGTCAAACGCGTCAGCGTCGGCGGCTCGCTGTCGCGGCTGGCGTTGGCGGCGTTCATCAAGGGCGCCCGCGACATGAAGGAGCGCGGCTCGTTCAAGTGGATGCACGACACCGTGCCGACGCGCGAACTGAGGAGGATCTTCAAGCCCTGA
- a CDS encoding citryl-CoA lyase, which translates to MARKQNPIRSDIAWSNRERIVVRGKDLPNEVIGHMNLGDFAFLQLTGRTATPDQSRLFNAILVTLVEHGLTPSVIAARLTYAGAPESMQAAVAAGLCGLGSVFVGSMEGAARLLYEALPKGTTGADLPSLARDIVAREGAAKRILPGMGHPIHKPVDPRAPRLFALAAECGMAGDYTRLIQLVAEEAERVSGKSLPVNATGAIGAICCEFGFPVAAVRGFGVMARAVGLVGHILEESERPMAQEIWLRTEDEASAHMRPPG; encoded by the coding sequence ATGGCCCGCAAGCAGAACCCGATCCGCTCGGACATCGCCTGGAGCAACCGCGAGCGCATCGTGGTGCGCGGCAAGGATCTGCCGAACGAGGTCATCGGCCACATGAACCTCGGCGATTTCGCCTTCCTCCAGCTCACCGGCCGGACCGCGACGCCCGACCAGTCGCGGCTGTTCAACGCCATCCTCGTCACCCTGGTCGAGCACGGGCTGACGCCCAGCGTGATCGCCGCGCGCCTGACCTACGCCGGCGCGCCGGAGTCGATGCAGGCGGCGGTCGCCGCCGGACTCTGCGGCCTGGGCAGCGTGTTCGTCGGCAGCATGGAGGGCGCCGCCCGTCTGCTCTACGAGGCCCTGCCGAAAGGGACGACAGGCGCCGACCTGCCGTCGCTGGCGCGCGACATCGTCGCCCGCGAAGGCGCGGCCAAGCGCATCCTGCCGGGCATGGGCCATCCCATCCACAAGCCGGTCGATCCGCGCGCGCCCAGGCTGTTCGCGCTGGCGGCGGAATGCGGCATGGCCGGCGACTACACGAGGCTGATCCAGCTCGTCGCCGAGGAGGCGGAGCGCGTGTCGGGCAAGTCGCTGCCGGTCAACGCCACCGGCGCCATCGGCGCGATCTGCTGCGAGTTCGGCTTCCCCGTCGCGGCCGTGCGCGGCTTCGGCGTCATGGCCCGCGCCGTCGGCCTGGTCGGCCACATCCTCGAGGAGAGCGAGCGGCCGATGGCGCAGGAGATCTGGCTCCGCACCGAGGACGAGGCCAGCGCCCACATGCGCCCGCCGGGGTGA
- a CDS encoding TIGR03084 family protein: MREVTDLRAEADELHAQLATLPAADWDRATLFKAWTINDVVQHLHAGDLLAAASARDPVEFKALAADMRAKRESGLTRVQETRQRLGDLTGPRLLARWRETLASLCDALDARDPKARLTWAGPDMGVRMFTTARQMEIWSHGQAIYDLLGRTRAPTDRLRNIAEIGVRTFGWTYVNRGLPVPPDPPRVRLTAPSGAVWEWLAESRSGMVEGEALEFCQVVTQTRNVADTRLVVTGAAAVDWMSIAQCFAGPPEEPPAPGSRRMAI; this comes from the coding sequence CTGCGAGAAGTGACCGACCTGCGCGCCGAGGCCGACGAACTGCACGCGCAGCTCGCGACGCTGCCGGCGGCGGACTGGGACCGCGCCACGCTGTTCAAGGCGTGGACGATCAACGATGTCGTCCAGCACCTGCATGCCGGCGATCTTCTGGCGGCGGCGTCGGCGCGCGATCCCGTCGAGTTCAAGGCGCTGGCCGCCGACATGCGCGCCAAGCGCGAGAGCGGGTTGACGCGCGTGCAGGAGACGCGCCAGCGCCTAGGCGACCTGACGGGGCCGCGCCTGCTGGCGCGTTGGCGCGAGACGCTCGCCTCGCTGTGCGACGCGCTGGACGCGCGCGATCCGAAAGCGCGTCTGACCTGGGCCGGTCCCGACATGGGCGTGCGCATGTTCACGACCGCGCGCCAGATGGAGATCTGGTCGCATGGCCAGGCGATCTACGATCTGCTCGGCCGCACGCGCGCGCCGACGGACCGGCTGCGCAACATCGCCGAGATCGGCGTGCGGACCTTCGGCTGGACCTACGTGAACCGCGGCCTGCCGGTGCCGCCGGACCCGCCACGGGTGCGGCTGACGGCGCCGTCGGGCGCGGTGTGGGAGTGGTTGGCGGAGTCGCGCTCCGGCATGGTCGAGGGCGAGGCGCTGGAGTTCTGCCAGGTCGTCACGCAGACCCGCAACGTCGCCGACACGCGTCTCGTCGTGACCGGCGCGGCGGCGGTCGACTGGATGTCCATCGCCCAGTGCTTCGCCGGCCCGCCCGAGGAGCCACCCGCGCCGGGCTCGCGGCGGATGGCGATATGA